In one Bradyrhizobium cosmicum genomic region, the following are encoded:
- a CDS encoding branched-chain amino acid aminotransferase: MSMKFDIQPASNPTPEKDRVAKLVDPGFGRVFTDHMAIVRYNQAKGGWYEAKIEARTNFQLDPAGAVLHYAQEIFEGLKAYKRDDGGVNLFRPDANARRFKDSADRMAMAQLPEDVFIEAVEQVVRIDRAWMPGGEGSLYLRPFMIASETFLGVKPSSEYIFAVIASPVGSYFKGGPAPVSIWVSENYTRAAVGGTGAVKCGGNYAASLRAQAEAIQHGCDQVVFLDAIERRYIEELGGMNVFFVFEDGSLSTPPLGTILPGITRDSIITLARDAGKTVREEPYSLDQWRKDAASGKLKEAFACGTAAVISPIGKVRSVSGDFEIGGGAAGPVAMGLRKQLVDIQYGRTNDPHNWIRKVF, translated from the coding sequence ATGAGCATGAAATTCGACATCCAGCCCGCATCCAACCCTACGCCAGAAAAGGACCGCGTCGCCAAGCTGGTGGACCCCGGCTTCGGGCGGGTCTTCACCGATCACATGGCGATCGTCCGCTACAACCAGGCCAAGGGCGGCTGGTACGAGGCCAAGATCGAGGCCCGCACCAACTTCCAGCTCGATCCGGCCGGCGCCGTCCTGCACTATGCCCAGGAAATCTTCGAGGGGCTCAAGGCCTACAAGCGCGACGACGGCGGCGTGAACCTGTTTCGCCCCGACGCCAATGCGCGGCGCTTCAAGGACTCCGCCGATCGCATGGCGATGGCGCAACTGCCCGAGGACGTCTTCATCGAAGCGGTCGAGCAGGTCGTGCGCATTGACCGCGCCTGGATGCCGGGCGGCGAGGGCAGCCTTTACTTGCGGCCCTTCATGATCGCGAGCGAGACCTTCCTCGGCGTCAAGCCGTCGTCCGAATACATCTTCGCGGTGATCGCCTCGCCGGTCGGCTCGTATTTCAAGGGCGGACCCGCGCCCGTCTCGATCTGGGTGTCGGAGAACTACACGCGTGCGGCCGTCGGCGGCACCGGTGCCGTCAAATGCGGCGGCAATTACGCGGCGAGCCTGCGTGCGCAGGCCGAAGCGATCCAGCACGGCTGCGATCAGGTCGTGTTCCTCGACGCGATCGAGCGCCGCTACATCGAGGAGCTCGGTGGCATGAACGTGTTCTTCGTGTTCGAGGACGGCTCGCTGTCGACGCCGCCGCTCGGCACCATCCTGCCCGGCATCACCCGCGACTCCATCATCACGCTCGCCCGGGATGCCGGTAAGACCGTGCGCGAGGAGCCGTACTCGCTCGACCAGTGGCGCAAGGACGCGGCCTCCGGCAAGCTGAAGGAGGCGTTTGCCTGTGGCACTGCCGCCGTGATCTCGCCGATCGGCAAGGTGCGTTCGGTGAGCGGCGATTTCGAGATCGGCGGCGGCGCCGCCGGCCCCGTCGCCATGGGCCTGCGCAAGCAGCTCGTCGACATCCAGTACGGCCGCACCAACGATCCGCACAACTGGATCCGCAAGGTGTTTTGA
- a CDS encoding ATP-binding protein translates to MSTIDTGLTLLKSAAGRVSAANGWMGNAFKGWMPTGLYARALLIMIVPMVILQTVVAFVFMERHWNTVTRRLSAAVVQDIAALIDVYKSYPQDKDRAQLKSIGQRLQLVVDFLPPGDMPPPGPKPFFSLLDQTLSVQLGRQIGRSFWIDTVGRSNLVEIRIQLDDAVMRVFAQRSAAYASNSEIFLFWMVGTSSILLIVAVLFLRNQIKPILRLADAAESFGKGREAPNFRPRGAREVRRAAVAFLEMKSRIERTMEQRTAMLAGVSHDLRTILTRFKLELELIGDSPELEGMRKDVDEMSMMLEDYLAFARGDSGEQSQPTDMAQALEELRSDAERHGHTATVAFHGLPVVTVKPASFKRCLANLVTNAARYGKSIAITGQRDHRYLTVTVDDDGPGIPVHLREDVFKPFLRLDNARNQDEGGTGLGLAIARDIARSHGGDITLGDSPMGGLRASVRIPV, encoded by the coding sequence ATGAGCACGATCGATACCGGCCTGACGCTGCTCAAGAGCGCTGCCGGCCGCGTTTCAGCCGCCAATGGCTGGATGGGCAACGCGTTCAAGGGCTGGATGCCGACCGGCCTCTATGCCCGCGCGCTGCTGATCATGATCGTGCCGATGGTGATCCTGCAGACCGTGGTCGCCTTCGTGTTCATGGAGCGGCACTGGAATACGGTGACGCGACGGCTATCAGCCGCGGTGGTGCAGGACATCGCCGCGCTGATCGACGTCTACAAGAGCTATCCGCAGGACAAGGACCGCGCCCAGCTCAAGAGCATCGGACAGCGATTGCAGTTGGTGGTCGATTTTCTGCCCCCCGGCGACATGCCACCCCCGGGACCAAAACCGTTCTTCTCGCTGCTTGACCAGACGCTGTCGGTGCAGCTCGGCCGCCAGATCGGACGCTCGTTCTGGATCGACACCGTCGGCCGCTCCAACCTTGTCGAGATCCGCATCCAGCTCGACGATGCCGTGATGCGCGTGTTCGCGCAGCGCAGCGCCGCCTATGCCTCGAACTCGGAGATCTTCCTGTTCTGGATGGTCGGCACGTCATCGATCCTGCTGATCGTCGCGGTGCTATTCCTGCGCAACCAGATCAAACCGATCCTGCGCCTTGCGGATGCCGCGGAGAGTTTCGGCAAGGGCCGCGAGGCGCCAAACTTCAGGCCGCGCGGCGCGCGCGAGGTGCGGCGCGCAGCGGTCGCCTTCCTGGAAATGAAATCGCGCATCGAGCGCACGATGGAGCAGCGCACCGCGATGCTTGCGGGCGTCAGCCACGATCTGCGCACCATCCTGACCCGCTTCAAGCTCGAGCTGGAGTTGATCGGCGACAGTCCCGAGCTCGAGGGCATGCGCAAGGACGTCGACGAAATGTCGATGATGCTTGAGGACTATCTCGCTTTCGCCCGCGGCGATTCCGGCGAGCAGTCGCAGCCGACCGACATGGCGCAGGCGCTCGAAGAGCTGCGCAGCGACGCCGAACGCCACGGCCACACCGCCACCGTCGCGTTCCACGGCCTGCCTGTGGTCACGGTGAAGCCGGCCTCGTTCAAGCGCTGCCTCGCCAACCTCGTCACCAACGCCGCGCGCTACGGCAAGAGCATCGCCATCACCGGCCAGCGCGATCACCGTTATTTGACCGTGACGGTCGACGACGACGGGCCGGGCATTCCCGTCCATCTGCGCGAAGACGTGTTCAAGCCGTTCCTGCGGCTGGACAACGCGCGCAACCAGGACGAAGGTGGCACGGGCCTTGGCCTCGCCATCGCCCGCGACATCGCCCGTTCACACGGCGGCGACATCACTCTCGGCGACAGCCCGATGGGGGGATTGAGGGCGAGTGTGAGGATTCCGGTGTAG
- the proC gene encoding pyrroline-5-carboxylate reductase has protein sequence MANSTLQNISGTILLAGAGKMGGALLTGWLAGGLDPRRVAVVDPHISPEITALAGRGVALNPDVKAAGAVETMVVAVKPQMFREAGARLRSFVSETTSVVSIMAGTTIASLQEACGGAVVRAMPNTPAAIGRGITVAVAANDVSAQQRAVADALLRATGSVEWVEDEGLMDAVTAVSGSGPAYVFLLAEELARAGVEAGLPEALATKLARETVAGSGELLHQSELASSTLRQNVTSPGGTTAAALGVLMGEPGLRDLMIRAIAAATLRSKELAK, from the coding sequence ATGGCAAACAGCACTCTCCAAAACATCTCCGGCACCATCCTGCTCGCCGGCGCCGGCAAGATGGGCGGCGCGCTGCTGACCGGATGGCTGGCGGGCGGGCTCGACCCGCGCCGCGTCGCGGTGGTCGATCCGCACATCTCGCCCGAGATCACCGCGCTTGCCGGCAGGGGCGTGGCGCTCAATCCCGATGTGAAGGCGGCCGGTGCCGTCGAGACGATGGTCGTCGCTGTGAAGCCGCAGATGTTCCGCGAGGCCGGCGCCAGGCTGAGATCGTTCGTTTCGGAGACAACCTCGGTCGTCTCGATCATGGCGGGAACCACGATCGCCTCGCTTCAGGAGGCCTGCGGCGGCGCCGTCGTGCGCGCGATGCCGAACACGCCGGCCGCGATCGGCCGCGGCATCACCGTTGCGGTCGCCGCGAACGATGTCAGCGCACAGCAGCGCGCGGTGGCGGATGCGCTGCTGCGCGCCACCGGCTCGGTCGAATGGGTCGAGGATGAAGGCCTGATGGATGCGGTGACCGCCGTCTCCGGCTCGGGCCCGGCCTATGTGTTCCTGCTCGCCGAAGAGCTCGCGCGTGCCGGCGTCGAGGCGGGATTGCCCGAGGCGCTGGCGACGAAGCTCGCGCGCGAAACGGTCGCCGGCTCCGGCGAACTGCTGCACCAGTCGGAGCTTGCCTCCAGCACGTTGCGCCAGAACGTCACCTCGCCCGGTGGCACCACTGCCGCGGCCCTCGGCGTGCTGATGGGCGAGCCCGGCCTGCGTGACCTGATGATCCGCGCGATCGCCGCGGCGACGCTGCGGTCGAAGGAATTGGCGAAGTAG
- a CDS encoding DUF3617 domain-containing protein, translated as MTRKLALLGSALCVVLSAGAACADDLPVRKAGLWELKMVRTGTPVPEMTMQHCTDETVDKEMNNNVSPMAKQICAKQEIKKTATGYVSDSECSVAGISTTSHAEITGDFNSAYTVKTSSHAQGGAVGAAGRDTTMTLEAKWLGACKPEQKPGDIVMPGGFKMNVRDIDKLKNLLPK; from the coding sequence ATGACGCGCAAACTCGCTTTGCTCGGCTCGGCCCTTTGCGTCGTTCTGTCGGCAGGCGCGGCTTGCGCGGATGATCTGCCGGTGCGCAAGGCCGGTCTGTGGGAATTGAAGATGGTCAGGACGGGCACGCCTGTCCCTGAGATGACCATGCAGCACTGCACCGACGAGACCGTCGACAAGGAGATGAACAACAACGTCTCCCCGATGGCCAAGCAGATCTGCGCCAAGCAGGAGATCAAGAAGACCGCGACCGGCTATGTCAGCGATTCCGAGTGCAGCGTCGCCGGCATCAGCACGACCTCGCATGCCGAGATTACTGGCGATTTCAACTCGGCCTATACGGTGAAGACCTCGTCGCATGCGCAAGGCGGCGCTGTCGGTGCCGCGGGGCGCGACACCACCATGACCCTCGAAGCCAAGTGGCTCGGCGCCTGCAAGCCGGAGCAGAAGCCCGGCGACATCGTGATGCCCGGCGGCTTCAAGATGAACGTGCGCGACATCGACAAACTGAAGAATTTGCTGCCGAAGTAG
- a CDS encoding ribonuclease T2 family protein: MFHSRLQSFSRLMISLTLALPLAAGLVVFASGAKAQDKRQNAPGEFDFYVLSLSWSPSFCEEAVERGGRSQMQCGGRPYAFVVHGLWPQYENGFPEYCQRPSPRLNRNIVSSMLDLMPAPGLIFNEWDKHGTCSGLDGRNYFETIRKARAVVKIPAEYLDLSQAKTVAPSEVEEAFVKANPGLSNAAVSVTCNRTRLSEVRICLSKDLQFRACEETDRRACRRDQVTMPPIRGG; encoded by the coding sequence ATGTTTCATTCCAGATTGCAATCTTTCTCCCGCCTGATGATCTCACTGACGCTTGCCCTGCCCCTTGCAGCCGGGCTGGTCGTCTTCGCGAGCGGTGCAAAGGCCCAGGACAAGCGGCAGAACGCGCCCGGCGAATTCGATTTCTATGTGCTGTCGCTGTCGTGGTCGCCCTCGTTCTGCGAGGAGGCCGTCGAGCGCGGCGGGCGCTCGCAGATGCAGTGCGGCGGGCGGCCCTATGCCTTCGTGGTGCACGGGCTATGGCCTCAATATGAGAACGGCTTCCCCGAATATTGCCAGCGGCCGTCGCCGCGGCTGAACCGCAACATCGTCTCCTCGATGCTCGACCTCATGCCGGCGCCGGGCCTGATCTTCAACGAGTGGGACAAGCACGGCACCTGCTCCGGGCTCGACGGCCGCAATTATTTCGAGACGATCCGCAAAGCGCGCGCCGTGGTGAAGATCCCGGCCGAATATCTCGACCTGTCGCAGGCCAAGACCGTGGCGCCAAGCGAGGTGGAAGAGGCCTTCGTCAAGGCCAATCCGGGCCTGAGCAATGCGGCCGTGTCGGTCACCTGCAACCGGACACGGCTCTCCGAAGTCCGAATCTGCCTCAGCAAGGATCTGCAGTTCCGCGCCTGCGAGGAAACCGACCGCCGCGCCTGCCGCCGCGACCAAGTCACGATGCCGCCGATCAGGGGTGGTTGA
- a CDS encoding thioesterase family protein — protein MDARDFIKVGMSAERMLVVPAERTVGHFVPGMPMVYATPMMILEMEMTSGDAIRAALQPGWVTVGTEVDIRHLAAALVGATVRTTAKVVAVERRVIRFEVEAFEGTRKLGEGRHARGLVNVEMFNKRLEA, from the coding sequence ATGGACGCACGCGATTTCATCAAGGTCGGCATGAGTGCCGAGCGCATGCTGGTGGTCCCGGCGGAGCGCACCGTCGGGCATTTCGTGCCGGGTATGCCGATGGTCTATGCGACGCCGATGATGATCCTGGAGATGGAGATGACGTCGGGCGATGCGATCCGCGCGGCGCTGCAGCCGGGCTGGGTCACGGTCGGCACAGAGGTCGACATCCGCCATCTTGCCGCGGCGCTGGTCGGTGCAACGGTGCGGACCACCGCGAAGGTCGTTGCGGTCGAGCGCCGTGTCATCCGTTTCGAGGTTGAGGCGTTCGAAGGCACCCGCAAGCTCGGCGAAGGCCGCCACGCCCGCGGGCTCGTCAATGTCGAGATGTTCAACAAACGACTCGAGGCGTAG
- a CDS encoding 23S rRNA (adenine(2030)-N(6))-methyltransferase RlmJ — protein MNYRHAFHAGSFADVIKHIVLARIITYLQDKPGAFRVIDTHAGAGLYDLDSDEARRSGEWLTGIARLMQARLSNDTIALIKPYLDIVRAFNPKAELKAYPGSPLIARSLMRPQDRLVACELEPKARKALIGVLRRDEQARVVDLDGWVALPAFVPPKERRGIVLIDPPFEAKDEFERLGEAFSAAFAKWPTGIYVIWYPAKSRRATDALSQLVARLAAAAKPPGKCLRLEFSVAPQLDGAALTSTGLLIVNPPYTLHGELKTILPELEMPLGQGGAARFRLEVPRP, from the coding sequence ATGAACTACCGTCACGCCTTCCACGCCGGCAGCTTCGCCGATGTCATCAAGCACATCGTGCTGGCGCGCATCATCACCTATCTGCAGGACAAGCCGGGGGCGTTCCGCGTCATCGACACCCATGCCGGCGCCGGGCTCTACGATCTCGACAGCGACGAGGCGCGCCGCAGCGGCGAGTGGCTGACGGGCATTGCGCGGCTGATGCAGGCACGGCTGTCGAACGACACCATCGCGCTGATCAAGCCCTATCTCGACATCGTTCGCGCCTTCAATCCGAAGGCCGAGCTCAAGGCCTATCCGGGCTCGCCGCTGATCGCGCGCAGCCTGATGCGGCCGCAGGACCGTCTGGTCGCCTGCGAGCTCGAGCCGAAGGCCCGCAAGGCGCTGATCGGCGTGCTGCGCCGCGACGAACAGGCCCGCGTGGTCGATCTCGATGGCTGGGTTGCGCTCCCTGCCTTCGTGCCGCCGAAGGAGCGGCGCGGCATCGTGCTGATCGATCCGCCGTTCGAGGCAAAGGACGAGTTCGAAAGGCTCGGCGAGGCCTTCTCAGCGGCCTTCGCGAAATGGCCGACTGGTATCTATGTAATCTGGTATCCGGCCAAGAGCCGGCGCGCCACCGACGCGCTGTCGCAGCTCGTGGCGCGGCTCGCAGCCGCAGCAAAGCCGCCGGGAAAATGTCTGCGCCTCGAATTCAGTGTCGCGCCGCAGCTCGACGGCGCCGCCCTCACCTCCACCGGCCTGCTGATCGTCAACCCGCCCTACACGCTGCACGGCGAGCTAAAGACGATCCTGCCCGAGCTGGAAATGCCGCTCGGCCAGGGCGGAGCTGCCAGATTCCGATTAGAAGTGCCGCGGCCGTAA
- a CDS encoding outer membrane protein: MKGFVVGAAALVAAGWTASAEAADLSYGQRAPYTVNQPLNAYSWAGPYLGANLGYEWGSVSNSPVKPSGFVGGAQAGYNFQNGPWVFGVEGDIQAAGADDTFAPWKFSNPWFGTLRGRAGYAFSNVLFYGTAGLAFGELRAQTFGWTESHTSAGWTIGAGAELGLAQNWSVKLEYLYIDLSTSQFGITGVSNGYSASVVRAGVNYHF, from the coding sequence ATGAAGGGGTTCGTCGTGGGCGCAGCCGCGTTGGTTGCTGCCGGCTGGACAGCTTCGGCAGAGGCCGCCGATCTCAGTTACGGGCAGCGTGCGCCCTACACGGTCAATCAGCCGCTCAACGCCTATAGCTGGGCGGGCCCCTATCTCGGCGCCAATCTCGGCTACGAGTGGGGCTCGGTGAGCAACAGTCCCGTGAAGCCCTCCGGCTTCGTCGGTGGCGCGCAGGCCGGCTACAATTTCCAGAACGGTCCGTGGGTGTTCGGTGTCGAGGGCGACATCCAGGCCGCAGGCGCCGACGACACTTTCGCGCCGTGGAAGTTCTCCAATCCCTGGTTCGGTACCCTGCGCGGCCGCGCCGGCTATGCCTTCAGCAACGTGCTGTTCTACGGCACCGCCGGCCTCGCCTTCGGCGAACTGCGCGCGCAGACGTTCGGCTGGACGGAGTCGCACACCAGCGCCGGCTGGACCATCGGTGCCGGCGCAGAGCTCGGCCTTGCGCAGAACTGGAGCGTGAAGCTCGAATATCTCTACATCGACCTGTCGACCAGCCAGTTCGGAATTACGGGCGTGTCAAACGGCTATAGCGCCAGCGTTGTGCGCGCAGGCGTGAACTATCACTTCTGA
- a CDS encoding MarR family winged helix-turn-helix transcriptional regulator: MPDINFATPPQDAAEPRPAAGDGGNLRWDIIELLFFAYRDFVGDPDQELEAFGFGRAHHRVMHFVYRYPGLKVADLLDVLRITKQSLGRVLKQLLDEGYIVQKTGDNDRRQRLLYATPKGEALVQKLAGLQTTRITRALAEMAPEDAETVKRFLRAMIDRDDPDKVLETIFANVNQDGKE, translated from the coding sequence ATGCCTGACATAAATTTCGCGACTCCCCCTCAAGACGCTGCCGAGCCTCGGCCGGCCGCAGGCGATGGAGGCAATTTGCGCTGGGATATCATCGAGCTGCTGTTCTTCGCCTATCGTGATTTCGTCGGCGATCCCGACCAGGAGCTGGAGGCCTTTGGCTTCGGCCGGGCCCATCACCGGGTCATGCATTTCGTCTATCGCTATCCCGGTCTCAAGGTCGCCGACCTGCTCGACGTCCTGCGCATCACAAAACAGTCGCTCGGCCGGGTGCTCAAGCAGCTGCTGGACGAGGGCTATATCGTGCAGAAGACCGGCGACAATGACCGCCGCCAGCGCCTGCTCTACGCGACGCCGAAGGGCGAGGCGCTGGTGCAGAAGCTCGCCGGTCTGCAGACCACGCGGATAACCAGGGCGCTGGCCGAGATGGCGCCGGAGGATGCCGAGACCGTCAAGCGCTTCCTGCGCGCGATGATCGACCGCGACGATCCGGACAAGGTGCTGGAGACGATCTTCGCCAACGTCAATCAAGACGGAAAGGAGTGA
- a CDS encoding YegJ family protein, producing the protein MASTLPQPLKWAILAALTGVTIFGLLTIGPVPEVAAEDRSPIVDVRTTDPEMNTAIARARGTLPTFWASYEAPKPSETGHALKVRFSTRRGGEHIWIAEVKKLPNGAYSGRFANEPRDLPGKRAGDEVKFSEADISDWMFMRNGKIVGGETIKPTLKSLPKADADALRARMEQP; encoded by the coding sequence ATGGCATCCACGCTCCCCCAGCCCCTGAAATGGGCCATTCTCGCCGCACTTACCGGCGTCACCATCTTCGGCCTCCTGACCATCGGCCCCGTGCCGGAGGTTGCCGCGGAGGACCGTTCGCCAATCGTCGACGTGCGCACCACCGATCCCGAAATGAACACGGCGATCGCGCGCGCCCGCGGCACGCTCCCGACCTTCTGGGCCTCCTATGAAGCACCAAAGCCGTCGGAAACCGGCCACGCCCTGAAAGTGCGCTTTTCGACCCGCAGGGGCGGCGAGCACATCTGGATCGCCGAGGTGAAGAAGCTGCCGAACGGGGCCTATTCCGGCCGCTTCGCCAACGAGCCGCGCGATCTGCCCGGTAAGCGGGCAGGCGACGAGGTCAAGTTCAGCGAGGCCGACATCTCGGACTGGATGTTCATGCGCAACGGCAAGATCGTCGGCGGGGAAACCATCAAGCCGACGCTGAAATCGCTGCCGAAGGCGGATGCGGATGCGCTGAGGGCCCGGATGGAGCAGCCGTAA
- the hisS gene encoding histidine--tRNA ligase: MAEKPKKPQKLKARLPRGLEDRDPAAIRATREMVEKIRAVYELYGFEPVETPAMEYTDALGKFLPDQDRPNEGVFSFQDDDEQWISLRYDLTAPLARYVGERYGTDGLVLPYRSYRVGYVFRNEKPGPGRFRQFMQFDADTVGSATPAADAEICMMAADTMEALGVQRGSYVVKVNNRKVLDGVLEAIGLAGDENAGRRLTVLRAIDKLDKFPADEVRKLLGPGRWDGGEEGKGDFTKGANLSAAEADVVLAITKPRDDWKEAIAAAETFLARSDVGQAGVSELEEIAKLVAASGYGADRIKIDPSVVRGLEYYTGPVYEVELLLETKDEKGRPVRFGSVGGGGRYDGLVSRFRGEPVPATGFSIGVSRLQAALTLLGKLDTRPEFGPVVVTVFDRDRVADYQKMVASLRTAGIRAELYLGNPKNMGNQLKYADRRNAPCVIIQGSDEKARGEVQIKDLIEGAKAAAAIASNQEWRESRPAQFSCSEVDLVAKVREVLARHDVKWG; the protein is encoded by the coding sequence ATGGCCGAAAAACCCAAAAAACCCCAGAAACTGAAGGCGCGCCTGCCGCGCGGGCTCGAGGATCGCGACCCCGCCGCGATCCGGGCGACCCGCGAGATGGTCGAGAAGATCCGCGCCGTCTACGAGCTCTACGGCTTCGAGCCGGTGGAGACGCCGGCGATGGAATACACCGACGCGCTCGGCAAGTTCCTGCCTGACCAGGATCGTCCGAACGAGGGTGTGTTCTCGTTCCAGGACGACGACGAGCAGTGGATCAGCCTGCGCTACGACCTGACCGCGCCGCTCGCCCGCTATGTCGGCGAGCGCTACGGCACCGACGGTCTGGTGTTGCCCTATCGCAGCTACCGCGTCGGCTACGTCTTCCGCAACGAGAAGCCCGGCCCCGGCCGCTTCCGCCAGTTCATGCAGTTCGACGCCGACACGGTCGGCTCGGCGACGCCGGCGGCGGATGCCGAGATCTGCATGATGGCGGCGGATACGATGGAAGCGCTGGGCGTGCAGCGCGGCTCCTATGTCGTGAAGGTGAACAATCGCAAAGTGCTGGACGGCGTTCTGGAAGCCATCGGGCTCGCCGGTGACGAGAATGCGGGCCGCAGGCTGACGGTGCTGCGCGCAATCGACAAGCTCGACAAATTTCCCGCCGACGAAGTCCGCAAATTGCTTGGTCCCGGACGGTGGGATGGGGGCGAAGAAGGCAAGGGCGACTTCACGAAGGGCGCCAATCTGAGCGCGGCGGAGGCCGACGTCGTTCTCGCCATCACCAAGCCGCGGGACGATTGGAAAGAGGCCATTGCCGCGGCAGAAACCTTTCTCGCCAGGAGCGATGTCGGTCAGGCCGGCGTGAGCGAGCTGGAAGAGATTGCCAAGCTGGTCGCGGCGTCGGGTTACGGTGCGGATCGCATCAAGATCGATCCCTCCGTCGTGCGCGGCCTCGAATATTACACCGGCCCCGTCTACGAGGTCGAACTGTTGCTCGAGACCAAGGACGAGAAGGGGCGCCCGGTGCGCTTCGGCTCTGTCGGCGGCGGCGGTCGTTACGACGGCCTCGTCTCGCGCTTCCGCGGCGAGCCGGTGCCGGCGACCGGCTTCTCCATCGGCGTGTCGCGGCTCCAGGCGGCGCTGACGCTGCTCGGCAAGCTCGACACGCGGCCCGAGTTCGGTCCCGTCGTCGTCACCGTGTTCGACCGCGATCGCGTCGCCGACTACCAGAAGATGGTGGCAAGCTTGCGCACCGCCGGCATCCGCGCCGAGCTCTATCTCGGCAATCCCAAGAACATGGGCAACCAGCTCAAATATGCCGACCGCCGCAATGCGCCTTGCGTGATCATCCAGGGCTCCGATGAAAAGGCGCGCGGCGAGGTGCAGATCAAGGATCTGATCGAAGGCGCCAAGGCCGCCGCGGCCATCGCCTCCAACCAGGAATGGCGCGAGAGCCGCCCGGCGCAGTTTTCATGCAGCGAAGTCGATCTCGTCGCGAAAGTGCGCGAGGTGCTGGCGCGCCATGACGTAAAGTGGGGATAG
- a CDS encoding response regulator: protein MTVPLAATLARPPVQPADDAPHLLLVDDDRRIRDLLSRFLASEGYRVTTAASAGDARSKLLGLHFDLLILDVMMPGETGFDLARFIRTSSSVPIVMLTARHEAEARIEGLQIGADDYVAKPFEPRELALRINNILKRAAPPPQTAAVEKIAFGPYVYHLDRGELRQGEEVIHLTDREREMLRILSETPGETIPRSALTGNGSVNERAVDVQINRLRRKIETDPANPLFLQAVRGIGYRLVASP, encoded by the coding sequence GTGACCGTGCCACTCGCTGCCACGCTCGCCCGCCCACCGGTGCAACCGGCCGATGACGCGCCTCATCTGCTTTTGGTGGATGACGACCGCCGCATCCGCGATCTGCTGTCGCGCTTCCTCGCCAGCGAAGGCTATCGCGTCACCACCGCGGCGAGCGCCGGCGATGCGCGCTCGAAGCTGCTGGGCCTGCATTTCGACCTGCTGATCCTCGACGTGATGATGCCCGGGGAGACCGGCTTCGATCTCGCCCGCTTCATCCGGACCTCCTCCTCGGTGCCGATCGTGATGCTGACGGCAAGGCACGAAGCCGAAGCCCGCATCGAGGGCTTGCAGATCGGCGCCGACGACTATGTGGCAAAGCCATTCGAGCCGCGCGAGCTGGCGCTGCGCATCAACAACATCCTCAAGCGTGCCGCACCGCCGCCGCAAACCGCGGCGGTCGAGAAGATCGCGTTCGGTCCCTACGTCTACCATCTCGACCGCGGCGAATTGCGCCAGGGCGAGGAGGTCATCCACCTCACCGACCGCGAGCGCGAGATGCTGCGCATTCTCTCGGAGACGCCGGGCGAGACCATTCCGCGCAGCGCGCTGACCGGCAATGGCAGCGTCAACGAACGCGCCGTCGACGTGCAGATCAACCGCCTGCGGCGCAAGATCGAGACCGACCCGGCCAATCCGTTGTTCCTGCAGGCGGTGCGCGGCATCGGCTATCGCCTGGTGGCCTCGCCATAA
- a CDS encoding cold-shock protein yields MAMTGTVKFFNGERGYGFIKPDDGGRDVFVHITAVERAGLKDLAEGQRITFEVEPDKKGKGPKAVNLVILS; encoded by the coding sequence ATGGCCATGACGGGAACGGTTAAGTTCTTCAACGGCGAGCGCGGCTACGGTTTCATCAAGCCGGACGACGGCGGTCGCGATGTGTTCGTTCACATCACCGCTGTGGAGCGGGCAGGATTGAAGGACCTTGCCGAAGGACAGCGTATTACATTCGAAGTCGAACCGGACAAGAAAGGGAAGGGACCGAAGGCGGTCAATTTGGTCATCCTCTCCTAG
- a CDS encoding tautomerase family protein, translated as MPEITVSMAEGRTDEQKAGMMRDITQALVKNLGVDADAVVIQINEAPLRHKMKGGKTFVERAAAAKK; from the coding sequence ATGCCTGAGATTACTGTCAGCATGGCCGAAGGCCGCACCGACGAGCAGAAGGCCGGCATGATGCGCGACATCACCCAGGCGCTGGTGAAGAATCTCGGCGTCGATGCCGATGCCGTCGTCATCCAGATCAACGAAGCCCCGCTCCGCCATAAGATGAAGGGCGGCAAGACGTTCGTCGAGCGCGCGGCGGCGGCGAAGAAATAG